Proteins encoded by one window of Rhineura floridana isolate rRhiFlo1 chromosome 9, rRhiFlo1.hap2, whole genome shotgun sequence:
- the LOC133364097 gene encoding uncharacterized protein LOC133364097, whose amino-acid sequence MAIKKVAENLEITMFQKIMDEIEITKIELSKMKQEIKDIRVPVREVTLEGVPVREETPEIGTGVPVREETLETGIGVPVREEIPEIGTNVEQEQDLESMDFRNKIYCLELNVISEEMNEDSRDKVINGMDNLLDWNDVMEPNIEKIYGINCSHVTMEKLLRDDPMYFEKKNRDMILQQYFSNLFRMDGKKIFGIEVIPIRLLLYDYGFDSKIIMEY is encoded by the coding sequence atggcaattaagaaagtggctgaaaatctggaaataactatgtttcagaaaataatggatgagattgagataacgaaaattgaattgagtaaaatgaagcaggagattaaagatataagggtccctgtgagagaggtgaccctggaaggggtccctgtgagagaggagaccccggagattggaacaggggtccctgtgagagaggagaccctggagactggaataggggtccctgtgagagaggagatcccggagattggaaccaacgtggaacaggaacaagatttggagtctatggactttagaaataaaatctattgtttggaactcaatgttatctctgaagaaatgaatgaagattctagagataaagttatcaatggcatggataatcttctggactggaatgatgtgatggagcccaatatagagaaaatctatggaattaactgcagccatgtgacaatggaaaaacttttaagagatgacccaatgtattttgaaaaaaagaacagagatatgattttacagcagtatttcagcaacctattcagaatggatggcaagaaaatatttgggatagaggtaattcccatcagactcttactatatgactatggctttgacagcaagattattatggaatactga